A section of the Clostridia bacterium genome encodes:
- a CDS encoding DUF378 domain-containing protein, with protein MDTLALVLVIIGAINWGLIGLFGFDFIGTLFGGQMTLISRVIFSLVGLAGLYSLTFLMDNRLQTDVAED; from the coding sequence ATGGACACATTGGCTTTAGTTTTAGTTATCATTGGAGCGATTAATTGGGGACTTATTGGTTTATTTGGTTTTGATTTTATTGGCACACTTTTTGGCGGACAAATGACACTTATCAGTAGGGTGATTTTTTCACTTGTAGGTTTAGCAGGTCTTTATTCTTTAACTTTTCTTATGGATAATCGTTTGCAAACAGATGTTGCCGAAGATTAA